Genomic segment of Salvia hispanica cultivar TCC Black 2014 chromosome 2, UniMelb_Shisp_WGS_1.0, whole genome shotgun sequence:
CAAGCTTCGAACGTGATTATTATACTCGGAAGTCTGACATCAATAGTCAAATGTCGTAATtcaatgtttaaaaaatattgatgttCAGAGGTttgcaatattcaataatcGGACATGAGATTATGCTCCTAGATGACATATAATATGATTCTTTTAGATAATTGCTTATCctttaatttatagaaaaaaatacattttctttATACAACTAATAATAGATGCAACACATCATATATTAATCCTTCATCATATATTCCATGTGAACTTGGAAATACatattgttttcttattttttgtaaaatctttaatctcatattttgtttaattgttgTAGTGGTCTAGCAATTCCGTTAATTATTGCGTGACATTTatagtacttattttattagtaaatttatttatttgcaatAGATCACATGTTCTATTTTCAATAAAGTCCTCTTCTTCATAGTGTACGCaagttcttttattttaaaaaaactactaTAGTAAATTCAAGGATATGGTCTCGGCATCAAAATGCTTCACCAATAAAATCTGTTTACGCAAGATAATTGTCAAATTGggtaaattcaaaatattagttAATCTAGATGGTTAAGACTATCAGTCTATCACCACATATTAAATTTGCTAGGATTTTTCTCCAAGATTTCGATCAAATTCCGTTGGCCATCCAATTTATTCTATATGtggtaattaaaatattaaatgcatTAGTATAATACAAAGAAAATGTGTATGAAATATGGTGTGAATTAACTCCAACTCGAGCAGTCACACGTGAGTCTTGCCGTCGGCGACACACCACCCGTCTCGCTGGCGGCCCGTCACTTGATGATGGGATTCCGATAAAGATGGTCTATAACAACAGcctatttttattcatattataCTTTCATCTTCTATATCGAATgaaaaaagattttaaatatCCTACATTTTGAAGTTTTAAGCTTATAAGATTTTAATCGACGTCTTAATTGCgtgattaatttaaaaccTGAGAGTGGAATAACAGTTTAGTTGAATTGTTATTTGTTCAGTTTAGTTGAAagtatttttccatttttctgtCTTCACTTGATGATGGGATTCTGATAAAGATGGTCTACCTATAACAACCgcctttttttattcatattataCAACATATTTTGTTATACACTTGTAATAGTtcatttctttctattttttatatatggagtactaaatatttcaattatgatTTTGTAAACGGTTACCTTCATTTCGAAACTAGTCAGTTTTGGTACTAATCTCAATGTTATTTGAACACAATCACCTTCATTTAATTAGATGATcgctaaaaaaatttaatttttaaggataaaatattaagaggCAATTACTTGCGccgaaaaaaatttaaaaataaaaaaaaatagaacgCAAAAGAAAGTGTTTCTAAATTTAGaagaacaaattaatttaatcttttgtttttgtagGACACTTTCATTTGCgttctctaattttaattaggaCACCAACAataaggatatttttaaagcGTTGGTGGTATATTTGgaaacaaacacaaattagtgtccttaattgcattaaaaatgtctttcacggtttttttttttcctaccGTCGATACTACCATATTTTAAATGGACAAGTTAATTTTCTGCTTATTGTTTCTGTAAATATTCTAAATCAAATGTAtaacattattaattagaGCAATGTAATTTTATCTCGAAATAAGAcataaatagtaaattcaATGACTTggtacaaataaaaatacatttcaaataaaaattgtttacgccaaataaattatattgtcAAATTAGATAACTTAAAAAAGTATCAATTAACCTGGGTTGTAAGATTATCATCACACATGAATATTAAAAACCAACGGCTAGGAACCTTCTTCTAGATTTCGATCCAATTCCATTTGCCCATTCAAATATGGTATTAGTAAAACACAGcgactttaaattaaatgtgttcGTTTTTTCTTCAGAAACTATAGTCAAAGTTGAAATAGGCACGCCGttggaatattaaatttaatatcatgtAGCACACATGATATTAAGAATGACTTTTCAAGAACTTTGTACATATAAATAGGCCACATTATTTCATGAAGTATACAAACTCATCTACCTTCAAATCATCAATCATGAAAACTCCTTCCATCTCATCTCTTACATTCATTCTTCTTCTAATCATCTCATGCTCTTGGGCAGCTTCCGCCGATGATCATGACGATTTTCTCGAATGCCTGACCGAGCAATTCCGCAACTACTCCTCCATTTCGAACGATGTTTACACCCCAATCAACTCATCATACACTTCCGTCCTTGAATCCTCCATCCGAAGCCTAAGGTTTGTGTCAGGTTCCACTCCTAAACCGCAGGTGATCATAACCCCAGAGCACGAATCCCAGATCCCACCTATCATATACTGTGCGGAAGAAAATGACTTGGAAATCAGAACTCGAAGTGGTGGCCATGACCTAGAGGGACTATCTTATGTGTCACGAGTCCCTTTCGTGATCATAGATTTGATCAATCTCAGTGAAATCACGGTGGATGCCGAGGCAAAAACTGCTTGGGTCGAAGCAGGCGCGACCATTGGTTCTTTATACTACAGGATTGCAGAAAAGAGTCCAGTGCTCGGGTTCCCGGCCGGCGTATGCCCAACTGTCGGTGTCGGTGGCCACATCAGTGGAGGGGGCTGGGGCCCGATGCTGAGAAAATACGGTCTGGCCGCTGACAACGTCATCGATGCAAGAATAGTCGATGCCAAGGGCAGAATCCTGGATAGAAAATCGATGGGCGAGGATTTGTTCTGGGCCATCagaggcggcggaggcgcCAGCTTCGGCGTGATCACTGCCTGGAAGGTACGACTGGTGGACGTTCCAGAAACAGTCACTGCTTTCTCAGTCCGCAGGACTTTAGAAAAGAATGCAACTCAACTCGTCCACCGCTGGCAAACTGTGGCTCCGAATCTCGACAAAGATTTGTTCATCTCCGCCGTTTTAACACGGGTTAATTCCAGCCAAGGTGGACGGAACGCCACCATCGAAGCCAACTTCTGGTCACTTTTCCTCGGCGGAGCAGACAGATTACTTCCGTTGATGCAAGAAAGCTTCCCTGAGTTAGGTTTAGTGAGAGAAGACTGCGCCGAAATGAGCTGGATCCAATCTGTCTTATATTTGTCAGAAGCCCCCGTAATACCACCTTCTCAACAACAGCCACTCGAATTTCTACTTAACCGAACTCAACCAAACCTAGTAAACTTCAAAGTGAGATCAGATTATGTCCAAAAACCTATTCCTGAATTAGGGTTACAAGGAATTGAGAGACTACTATACGAACCAGAAATTTCATCTTTTGTCGCAATGACCCCATATGGTGGAAGAATGTCTGAAATTTCAGAATCAGAAACTCCATTTCCTCACAGGGCTGGTAACTTGTTCAAGATTGCTGGCGATGTTGTTTGGGCAGGCAACGAGGCTCGAGATTTGGAGATGAACTTACGTTGGAGCAGAAGGTACTACAGTTACATGGCTCCTTTTGTTTCGAGTAATCCCAGACAAGCGTACCTCAACTACAGAGATCTCGACATTGGAGTCAATAACGTTGGAGAAGACACGAGTTATGCACAAGCTAGCATTTGGggtatgaaatattttaagaataatttCGATCGTCTTGTTCGGGTGAAGACCGTGGTTGATCCCGATAATTTCTTCAAGAATGAACAGAGCATTCCGCCGTTGGATGATTGAGATATATCTTCATCTCAGACCCCTCCATGCTGAATGAAGGGTTCTTATATTTGTTAGATGTAACTTcttaacaataaaatgttgttgttttgatttctTATATTTGTTTGATGTAATTAATTTCTAGCAATAAAACGTTAATTTAAGAAAaggtatatttatttgatgcaattttttacaataaaatgtaatacatcattttattttttctttaaggGATTACATaatttagtaataaataggtatttctttttccattttgtgaTCCAATTGCAtgcatcattatttttaatattaacttCTTCACTTtgttatactattattttgattcCGATCGAATTGCCAATAAAAGGCATATTAGTAGTTAAACAATATTTAATGTACGTAGCACACaattaatatgataaaaattaaaacatcaaactGACCATCCAAAAATACTTTTAGTCGTTCAATAGACAGACAAACACTCGAGCCTATTGTAACGCAAtacttaaatttaaacttaTGGTTGATAATGCTCATAAATTAGTTCTGATCTTTCAAACCTCATAAGTCAAGTCAGATGtggtattttaatttcaagcTTCGAACGATATTATACTAAGAAGTCTGACATTCAACAGTCAAATATCCTAATTCAAGTTTAACAATATTGATGTTAACAAGTTCGCAATATTCAATTATCGGACGCGGTTTTTTTTGAGCTACAAATTCTTAATTACAAAGTCAAATATCCTAATTCAAGTTTAACAATATTGATGTTAAGTTCGCAATATTCAATTATCGGACTCGGGTTTTTTTGAGCTACAAACAATGCTACATTCTTAATTACAAAGTCGATATGAGATTAAGCTCATATGacatatactactacatcTATCCATAAAAATTGAcaagttttatcattttggaccatcaatcaaaattaagactatttctaaaaatggaaagttttaaACCAATACTAACCATGCACATCGTTCTAATGTAGACCCCACAAATAGATGCAACATATCATTaatctcatattttgtttaattgttgTAGTGGTCTAGCAATTCCGTTTATTGCGTGacatttatagtaaatattttattagtaaattgTTTATTTGCAATAGACATgttctattttcaattttcaccCTTTTTTGAATCTTGTATAATTGTAATATCAGTAAAGTCCTCTTCTTCATAGTGTACACGCatgttcttttatttaaaaaattctagTAAATTGAAGGATTTGGTCTCGGCATCAGAATATCTACTTCACCAGTAATAAAAAACTGCTTACGCAAGATAATTGTCAAATTGGGTAACTTCAAAATATTAGTTAATCTAGATGGTTAAGACTATCAGTCAATCATCACATATTAAATTTGCTAGGATCTTTCTCCAAGATTTCGATCAAATTCCGTTGGCCATCCAATTTATTCTATGTGTGGTAATAATCAAACAAActaggaaaaattaaaataagcgCGCCGTtggaaatattcaaaatagtCTCATATCAAATGGtacatcaaataataaaaattcaaataattaatattttattttcatcaacTTTGTACCATCTTTTATCATGACAATTAATGCCTTATAAATGGAATGTTGGAATCATGGATTAAATGTGCCCGGTTAATGGACTTTGACCGAATAATAAATGTGACGAGTCATTAATTTCGGAAATTAAATGCTACAGCGTCGGTCTACGTTCCACGAAGATGATCGTAGTATATTCactttctcaaatccgattcccggtgagtgagaaatagtGGATTAAAGTTGGGCACAATTGAGCTTTATGTAAGCTTGGAGTCTTGAATGTAGGGAGCAATCAACTATTGTTAGTTGTCCCACATTGGAAGTGAGAGCCTCTTACTGAGGTGTATGAATTAAGTGTTTGATTCACTTAGATTTTACATGActttagagggtagttttacttggttttgatcatatattgtgtactttgagacatggttatagctacttctctattatgttggtattttgaccattttgtgaagaatgtgaagaaaaatgtacaaaatatgtggatgtgcagctgcTCAATGTTCGAGACAGCTTatctggagattttgaagtccgatTCGCATGTaatgcataccattctctttgtcttcgaaagagcttccaTGGATATCTTAAacatctcaatcggagttcggtagaagaagttatggtcgttttaccaagactgcgcagagcagtgacatagctggcgacccgccaggttcGGATGCAAACGAACatggcgacccgccagcaaAAGACGAAAAAAATGCCGTAAgcagctggcgactcgccagcttcaacgcacacccaacctggcgacccgccagcttCGCTCGACAGTTTATTTTGGTCCCAAAGTCAaccctaggtatatatatgcctaggaaacgtctccaaacacaacttacacgcctcctaccccaaaaataccactttttcacctaggaagaagagaagaacgagcagaggacgagtattcatcgcaagattgaagacgaggcctccaatccgcccaatccaattctaaGAGTTTCTACtcttagttttattcttgttcaaacaatgtttttgaatttctttgacttttgtgttgaaca
This window contains:
- the LOC125204395 gene encoding cannabidiolic acid synthase-like, with amino-acid sequence MKTPSISSLTFILLLIISCSWAASADDHDDFLECLTEQFRNYSSISNDVYTPINSSYTSVLESSIRSLRFVSGSTPKPQVIITPEHESQIPPIIYCAEENDLEIRTRSGGHDLEGLSYVSRVPFVIIDLINLSEITVDAEAKTAWVEAGATIGSLYYRIAEKSPVLGFPAGVCPTVGVGGHISGGGWGPMLRKYGLAADNVIDARIVDAKGRILDRKSMGEDLFWAIRGGGGASFGVITAWKVRLVDVPETVTAFSVRRTLEKNATQLVHRWQTVAPNLDKDLFISAVLTRVNSSQGGRNATIEANFWSLFLGGADRLLPLMQESFPELGLVREDCAEMSWIQSVLYLSEAPVIPPSQQQPLEFLLNRTQPNLVNFKVRSDYVQKPIPELGLQGIERLLYEPEISSFVAMTPYGGRMSEISESETPFPHRAGNLFKIAGDVVWAGNEARDLEMNLRWSRRYYSYMAPFVSSNPRQAYLNYRDLDIGVNNVGEDTSYAQASIWGMKYFKNNFDRLVRVKTVVDPDNFFKNEQSIPPLDD